A part of candidate division KSB1 bacterium genomic DNA contains:
- a CDS encoding PorV/PorQ family protein → MSKTKNPIIALSIVSVLLFASHFVSAQTEGYGGTHSNFIHGVGARALALGNASVAESYDATAIYWNPAALDRLQYKNVSLFFTNLLYGSQYYYIGYVHPSISIGTFGVGIIAIATGDIMENDENAVPGGKATYGSYQFMFSYGKQLPFYKEISFGLNLKINRESFSGFELAQGIGTEATGIGSDIGILYRPESSNIVLSGLSMGVMIQNLLGSRMKMNTATDVHPMNLRFGLAKPILKNEFGNQLTVFLDFEQGEKYPFKYHFGTEYAFQNLAMLRVGINHNQLAFGAGAAFNIFQIDYSFGKFAENEISSSHRISLSIKIGKSKDELIRLAEQRRYLEAQRIAQEQVEFERNEKISASMERGKAYLTNEDWARALSEFNIVIAYEKELPNSAVIKEAKKLAEYAAQKNEEEIQKRIREIEAKNIKEKMREENQIRLNNYFKQGMAYYDNEEYAKAIEEWDKMLALDPENALAQQWIAAARNENEKKVLSLMSSAESYGRSRKFLEAIQELNKARRLNPNESQIKLIEQRLTEYERQMTFLDLFQQGYRYYIQKDYPKAMDSFKKALALQPNDATVRKYYDDAEARANARDEKMPQELNRRLHEAVKLLSAGKYEDALKILEEIQKVQRYNKTILEAIDLARERIEQQRKGPKTERN, encoded by the coding sequence ATGAGCAAGACAAAAAACCCTATTATCGCGCTATCTATTGTCAGCGTATTGTTGTTCGCCTCTCATTTTGTTTCCGCTCAGACAGAAGGGTATGGTGGCACCCATTCAAACTTCATTCATGGAGTTGGGGCCAGAGCTTTGGCGTTAGGGAATGCCTCGGTGGCCGAATCATACGATGCGACTGCGATCTATTGGAATCCGGCCGCTTTGGACAGGTTGCAATATAAAAATGTTAGCCTGTTTTTCACGAATTTACTTTACGGGAGCCAATATTATTATATCGGTTATGTTCATCCCAGCATCAGTATTGGGACTTTTGGAGTGGGGATAATTGCCATTGCAACTGGCGACATTATGGAGAATGATGAAAATGCGGTTCCTGGTGGGAAAGCGACCTATGGGAGCTACCAGTTCATGTTTTCATACGGCAAACAATTGCCATTTTATAAAGAAATTTCGTTTGGACTGAATTTGAAAATTAATCGAGAAAGCTTTTCTGGTTTTGAGTTGGCGCAGGGCATCGGCACAGAGGCTACTGGGATAGGAAGCGATATCGGGATTTTGTATCGGCCGGAATCAAGCAATATTGTGCTCAGCGGCCTTTCTATGGGCGTGATGATTCAGAACCTGTTGGGCTCGCGCATGAAAATGAACACAGCAACAGATGTTCACCCCATGAACCTTCGCTTTGGCCTAGCCAAGCCAATCCTGAAGAATGAATTTGGCAATCAATTGACGGTATTTTTAGATTTTGAGCAAGGGGAGAAATATCCCTTCAAATATCATTTCGGGACCGAGTATGCATTTCAGAACCTTGCCATGCTACGAGTGGGGATCAATCATAATCAACTTGCCTTCGGCGCGGGTGCCGCGTTTAACATTTTCCAAATCGATTATTCTTTTGGCAAATTTGCTGAGAATGAAATCAGTTCCAGTCATCGTATCTCATTGTCGATAAAGATCGGAAAGTCCAAGGATGAATTAATTCGCTTGGCAGAACAGCGTCGTTATTTAGAAGCCCAGCGGATTGCTCAAGAGCAAGTTGAATTTGAGCGAAATGAGAAGATCTCGGCAAGCATGGAACGGGGCAAGGCGTATTTGACCAATGAGGATTGGGCTAGGGCGCTGAGCGAATTTAACATCGTGATCGCTTATGAGAAGGAATTGCCCAATTCTGCGGTGATCAAAGAGGCTAAAAAACTGGCAGAGTATGCGGCCCAAAAGAACGAAGAAGAGATTCAAAAACGGATCCGCGAAATCGAGGCGAAGAACATCAAAGAAAAGATGCGTGAAGAGAATCAGATTCGCTTGAACAATTATTTCAAACAGGGCATGGCGTATTATGACAATGAAGAATATGCGAAAGCCATCGAAGAATGGGATAAAATGCTGGCTTTAGATCCTGAGAACGCTTTAGCCCAGCAGTGGATCGCAGCAGCCAGAAATGAGAACGAAAAGAAGGTGCTTTCGTTAATGTCCAGCGCCGAATCTTATGGTCGTTCGCGCAAATTTCTGGAGGCGATTCAAGAATTGAATAAGGCGCGACGGTTAAATCCCAACGAAAGCCAGATCAAGTTGATCGAGCAGCGGCTGACAGAATATGAGCGGCAGATGACTTTCTTGGATCTATTTCAGCAAGGGTATCGTTATTATATTCAGAAAGATTATCCGAAAGCGATGGACTCGTTCAAAAAAGCGTTGGCGCTTCAACCGAACGATGCGACAGTTCGCAAATATTATGATGATGCGGAAGCCAGAGCCAATGCTCGTGACGAAAAAATGCCACAAGAGTTGAATAGGCGCCTCCATGAAGCAGTCAAATTGCTGAGTGCGGGCAAGTATGAGGATGCATTGAAGATTCTTGAAGAAATCCAAAAAGTTCAGCGATATAATAAAACCATTTTAGAGGCAATCGACTTGGCACGGGAACGCATTGAGCAGCAGCGCAAAGGACCAAAAACGGAACGGAATTAG